Within the Gadus chalcogrammus isolate NIFS_2021 chromosome 15, NIFS_Gcha_1.0, whole genome shotgun sequence genome, the region GAAACCTATATTGCATTTAGGAGTATTGTTAGGAACCGAAGGGAGAACCATACTGTGTCTCGGCCCCTTGAGAGGAACAGAACTCTATCAGGTTCTCCGTCGTTTTATTGTCAGTGTGGAACTTGCAAGGAGTTCAAACATTGCAGCATTTCTATTCAGTTACTTGCGAGCATAATGAATAGTTGATGGCAAACAATGAATAGTATAGAGTAGACCATAGTAGGAAGCTGGCACGTGTGGTTACCAAAACGAATAAATGCAGTTTAGCACAAGATCATTTCCGTGCCCTTTTCTTGCAGTGAGACAGAAAAGCACTTGAATCACTGAGTCTCCCAGAGCATATAGCTGATGTAACGAGGGCTGCAACGATAAACGCTGTGCAGAACCCGTATGAGGTGTCATAACCCCACCATAAAGACTGCTCAGTATGCAGAGCACTTCTGGTACCTTGAACAGCTCTATAGCAAAAGATAATGATCGATAATAAAATAGTTGTCAAGTAATTTAGCAAGTACGAATAAACATCTGATGCTTATTGTTGTaatttaattcatatatttGGTTCATGGATCATTCTAATCTTTTTTCTCTGCTGCTTATCAGATAAAACAAAGCCCACTAACTAGATCCCCTTAGACTCTACTCTGGGAACTTGGGATGGCATTTGCTATCGTTTATAACATTTAACAGACTTAATTGTTAATCTTAATTTTTACATCCAACTCTCACTCCAGTTTCATGCCCGTCTTATTCCCACGCTTCTTCCCTCATCCTCTATggaaataatcgttagttgcagttCTAAAAGTAACACAATTAGACTATTATGTGACTGCTTTGCTCTCAAACATGTTGGAAGTTTTGTTTGCACGAAAAACACCAGCTGATAAGAGAAAAAAGGTGCAGATCATTTAATCGTATGAACTATTCCTATAATGGTTTGGAAATTTACAAATTCTGGGTCTTAGTCAAattccctgacacacacacacacacacacacacacacacacacacacacacacacacacacacacacacacacacacacacacacacacacacacacacactaaagcaaaTGTGACATTATTTGGCTGTAGACATGAAGTGATTACCTATTTTCTTTCCTCTGTGGAATAACCAACAATTAATATTTAATAACTAAGAGTCTCAAACACTGCCCCACAGCTTTGTTCTGCAAATTGTGTCAAGCATCACTTCAGTGTTTTGCAATGCCATAACAGTTCTGCAGCACCACGACTCGTGAGAGCTTCAGATTGACTATTGCTGGCATCCCATCCGAAGACTTATAGCCTGCAGTCATCAGCGAATATGTTATCGTTATATAGGCGGGTTTGAGAGGTTTCTATTTTTGCAAAAGCTGTCCGATTGACGGTTCCACCTGCATAGAAACAGGAGGCCCCGTGCATCGACAACCAACCAAAATCTCCCTTTACAACAATACAGTCAGAGGAATGTTTCAGTAGTATATCTACTCCTGTTTTAGCAAAAGATCTAAGGGAATTATCTTTGCAAAAGGAGTCAAGTTATTCTTCCCAAAACAGTTAGTACTTACTAGGCTATACCGCTCCCTAACGTGTAAAGTGAATTATCCACGTGGGAATATGATTTAAATTTCCATTTCTTTCTGAGTAGGCTACTTAAAATATGAGCGGTTTACCTTAGATGGCATTCCAGATGCCCTTAATAGACACGAATGTTAATGTAGCCTTCAAACTGCTTACGGAACGAGACGGTAAGCCTTTAGTTCCCAAAAATATAGTCATCACTAGTCATATTGATCACCATACTAAATGAAACTGGAATGGAAGTAAGGAAAAAAACCATCACTTTAGTTTGTCTTTATCATAGCAAAACGAATTTCGGTTGTCTACAGCTATGTTGTATTGGTTTAGGCAACGAGCAGCCACATAAACAAAAACCCTGATTCCCATACAAGATGATAAACGCTTAATTTATCACGATGGAATGTGATAAACAGGACAAATATAGCCTTTAAGTGTTTACTACACAATGTTTAACTTGATCAGTTCTCTCGACGAACATCGAGGCACAGCAGGCAGGGTGTAGCTGGCAACATTTGGGCACTTTCCCAGTTTCACTAGCAGTATACTTTTTACTTATCCGACGAGACCCTGTAGATTGAACACTTATCGTAAAAATCATAAATTTAGCGAAACATTTTCGGTCAGACCATTATGTCGCTCATTTTCAACCAGGATAAAAGTTTTTGAAAGTTTGGAGAAGTAGGGGGTTCTCACCGCTCCCGAGTCCCAAGAGCCTGCATAAATCCCTTGTGAACTTCATGAGCACAACCATCCAGCATTATTAATTCAAATATATTTCATTACAATGTGCACGACTGCAGTTAACACATTGTTTGGCTACATTTGGTCAACGGGTATCGAATTTTGCCGTAATCGCGTCGGTTCAGTCCGCTTCCTGACCCAGTAACGTAGTTGGAACCACCCTAATATGCGCCTTAAAGGGACAGTCCCGACTTATTATGCCCCCATTAATGTAAATTAATTGCCAggacaaaatgtaaaaaataaaggcTAGTGTAGAAGGGTTCACTTTTGCAAGCCATGTTCAAAATGAAGGACGCACTTTCCTGGTTTCATTTTCAACCTGaatttattgatacaaatgtaaacaataataattccCAGTAATTAGGAGGAGTCAGGAGGCAACTGGGAAGCTATAATAGTTATACACATTTGACTTTCAGTTAGTTAATTCAATTAGCATATCTTGTGTCACTGATTGGCTATATTCATCAGTTAATGTCTGACCAGGACTTATTTATTTAAGTTTAATGCTCTTGTATTAATTTAACAAGATTTTACTTGTAATTTGACCCATTGTTATGTCTCCAAACCCTCACATTAGCACAGTTCATGGTATGGGGCACTTTACACACTCTATTTTGAGGGAGGGGATGAGTCGATCTCAGTGTTAACACCAGCATGTGGTCTTCCACGGGTCTCCATCAACCCCCAAGATGTTTGACGGTCAAATCATTGGTACAAGATCCAAACGTTGTTGCCGTCTCTCCGGTAATGCCATCTAGCTACGTTTCATGTCGGCCATGACGGCCAGAGCAGCATTCCAGCCGGGGGACCCCATCACTCCCCCACCTGGGAGATAAACACATAATCGAATCTTTCATTACAACTTCATCAATACAGCACCTTTTCTGCAAAActgcaaaacaacacaatgagCAAAGGGAACAACATTACAAGGCATGAAGTTAGTCCTAAAAACACAATAGGCCTACACAATCATCAGAAGGTTAGGTGGTACATTTAAAAGGTCAAAGTTACCTAAATCAAAAACTACTATGCAACACTCTTCTGGATTTGAAGCTTAACtatagaaaaaaaatcaaaataaatctATTTGCTCTATTCTAAAAGTGACCAACTGACAGGGACTTAAGAACCAGTTGCAATACCTCAGGGACTTCAGGTGGCCTGCTATACTATCAGTGGTGCAAGGTCACACTGGCTCTGCATGTGACTGGTGGCGTTCATAATCCTTTGAAGCTCTTATATAAATTACAGGCGACAATCCTCAAAGCCACTATTGATGGGAGATATATTCCCCAGCCGTAAAACAAAGCAAACCTGGATGACAGCCACTGCCACACAAGTACAGCCCTTTGATAGGTGTGCGGTAGTTGGACAGGCAGGGCAAAGGTCGTGCCAGGTAGAGCTGGTCCAATGACATCGATCCATGGAAGATATTCTGCGGAGAGTGGGGGCAAATAGATCTCTTCAATACATTCTCTTAAAAGGCCCACATTCCATAATAAATACCATGACCTTTGTAATAGTGTAATAATCCATTCTGTAATAGAATGGTGGGGATTCGGTGGGTGGAAAGAGTACAAAGAAAAAGAGGAtgtggtaaaaaataaataagtcctTCCGTTCTTATCCAAACCAGGTCAATTCTCCATCCtaactattttattttttttaatcttcggAGGGATGATACCATTGTATGGAGTATATTATGCAGTAGAAATTGCATGGAGCACAATATACAACTAAAAACAGCTATCTCATAAGCAAAATGCAAATCCTCCTGACAATTAATCCCATCATCACAGGCTGTGAATGCACTTCAGTAGAATAGATTAAACCCTTTTCAACCCTTCAGGTTCCAAGACTAATTTCCTCagaaacatttttgtttggAGGTTTTTTGTAAAATAATGAATTTTGATATATTGACTTTATAGTTCAAAGTGTGAGGGTCTCTTTTCAAAATGTAGTTCTTAAGACCAGCACCTGGAAGAAAGTCTGGGATGCAAATCGCTCTTCCTCCCAGCGTACTTGAGCCTGTGTGGATAGGCAAAGGAgctccaccacctcacccaTTGAAATCCCTCCCTCCACAGAGAACAAGACCACAACGAACCCCTCCGGTTAGCCCGAAGATCCTCTCCAGATCAGGGGGAGTGAGGATATCCCGGCCCACCACCGAGCTCTTGAACCCTGGGGCGTATTGCTCCACCCAGTCAAACACTGAGGAGTGGGAGATACAAATACAGGCTTGAGTCTCGTGTTTGGGTCAATCAATGACAACATGCCCCGAGGGGGACAGCTAGAAACGTCAACACAACATGAACAACTGAACACTGTTTGACTGAATGTCACCCAAGCAGTTTTTGATGGCTTCAAGAAGTTCTTACCGAGATCGGCATATGCTTCCTTGTCCTGATCGGTCCATTCCTTGCCTTCTAAATAGTAGGGGGTGAACTGGGTGAAGAATGACACAACATGGGCACCAGGGGGTGCTAGAGTGGGATCCAGCACAGAGGGGATGGTCATCTCCAACATTGGCCTGTCAAAAGGGAAACCCCCATAATGGATGAGggacaggctgtgtgtgtgtttgtttgtgtttttgtgtttgtgcgtgcttgtgcgttTGTACATCCATAAGACCATAGACTAGTGCAGACCTTGTTGAATACTTTCCGTTGATGGACTCTTTGTAAGCAGTCTCCAGTACTTCCACACTTTCACAGTTGAGGTGGATGGAGCACTGATGGTGTGGGCCCGGCTGCCCATCTGGGCTGGGCGCCGCCAGGAAGTTGGGCAGTTTGTCTACAGCAACTGGAAAACACAAAAGAAGGACATGACTTCCTGTTTGTGCTAAGGTGTGAAATGTTATTAATTTTTGTATTTACAGAAATGTAATGGAACCTTTTCACAGGAGTGATGGTCTGGTGCCAAAAGGAGCTGCATCTTCAACACTTTACCAGTCAAAGGAAACCTTAATACGACTATAATCAATGAAAAACATATCTTAATATATCGTACCGTTGATCTTGGTGACAGGGGAGGTGTAATCAAATTGATCAATGGCTTTGATGAACTCTGGGGATAGGGAAGCCTGTTATAAAGAGGACATGTGATTATAGAGAATATAGATATCGCTTACATGTTAAAAATATCATCATCAGGCAGGGCCTTCCTTCATCACCTGTGGCGTGAGCTTCTTGAAGGTAACGTAGGGCGTAGCATTGGACAGAACCAGTTTACTGTGGATCTCTGAGCCGTCCTTCAGAACCACGCCCTTTGCCACCCCATCTGGACCAACCAGAATCTCCTGTACATCCTGCCAAGCCAATAGAAATTTAGAACTCTGATAAAAGactgttaaaaaaaagggaCTCCATTAATAGGTCAAAAAATTATTGCAAAAAACTAATTCATAGCAAGTAATCTTAAGTGGGGTCCCTACCCCAAGGCTGGGGAAAACTGAGCCAACTCCTGAGCCACGTCAAGGGACAGACACTGTAATGTGTGCACTCAGGCTTGGAATAGAGTCAGGTCAGACTGCCTTGGGTTAGACCAAGACAGccttgggttagagcaagacaGCCTTGGGTTAGAGCCAGGTCAGACAACCTTGGATCAGAGTCGGGTCAGACAGCCTTGGGTTAGAGCCAGACAGCCTTGGGTTAGAGCCAGGTCAGACAACCTTGGACTAGAGTCAGAGACCCTTGGATCAGAGTCGGGTCAGACAGCCTTGGGTTAGAGTCAGGTCAGAGACCCTTGGATCAGACTCGGGTCAGACAGCCTTGGGTTAGAGTCAGGTCAGAGACCCTTGGATCAGACTCGGGTCAGACAGCCTTGGGTTAGAGTCAGGTCAGAGACCCTTGGATCAGACTCGGGTCAGACAGCCTTGGGTTAGAGTCAGGTCAGAGACCCTTGGATCAGAGTCGGGTCAGACAGCCTTGGGTTAGAGTCAGGTCAGAGACCCTTGGATCAGACTCGGGTCAGACAGCCTTGGGTTAGAGTCAGGTCAGAGACCCTTGGATCAGACTCGGGTCAGACAGCCTTGGGTTAGAGTCAGGTCAGAGACCCTTGGATCAGACTCGGGTCAGACAGCCTTGCCTTTTCAGTGAAGATTGAAGCCCCATTGGAGCGGGCGGAGCTGGCGATGGCATTGGACACGCCTCCCATTCCTCCTTCCACATAACCCCATgagcccttctccttctccaactccccCATCACGTGATGCAGGAGCACATACCTACAACACAACCACCATGAGGATTGGTAAAGAGACCCTTGAAAATGTCCATTTTTTTATCCAAATGTTTTATTTCGGTTCACATTTCATTATGAAGGTTGCACCTTATGTGCTTGAGTGTGGATCTGTCCCAAAACATTCTAATCACATTACCTACTAAATATGTGTCTACCATGGCTATCAAGGGGAGAGTGTGTTGTTCAGCATAGCTCACCCACTACCCGGGTTGTATGGACTGGTCATGGCTCCGATGACAGCATCGGTAGCCAGCGTTGCCTTCAGTGGCTCAGACTCAAACCACTGGTTAAGGATCTGACAACCCAAAAGTATTTTAGCCTCTAGGAAGATCCTCGTAAGGTATAGACAACACTAACACAGTGTTGAGGCTGTTGAATCACCTTCATTATCGGCGCTGTGACGATCTCATAGAAGTCTGGGATGTTCTTTCCAAGTTTCAGGCCTTTCAACACATACAGTCCACATAAATGATGACAGAAGGATCCAATAAGTCATCCGTAAGTAGTCAATAATGGATGTGTATATTATGACTAGTTAGGACAATAGATTATAGTTGCAGTTGATAAGGCATCAGATGGAAGCGTACCACATT harbors:
- the pyroxd2 gene encoding pyridine nucleotide-disulfide oxidoreductase domain-containing protein 2, with product MTGAVWTRQGSRVIQSIQNASSRRSHTALKSEYDVLVIGGGHNGLVAAAYLQKGGLQTAVLERRHVLGGAAVTEELFPGFHFSRCSYLLSLFRPHIYEDLELKKHGLKIYRRNPHAFSPMLEDGVGGAPPRSLTLGSDMVLNRKEIGKFSQKDAMAYGEFNAYLDKLASAAQPLLDAPPVDIIGLTSGSLRTRITAAKTLMPLVKCGLKLGKNIPDFYEIVTAPIMKILNQWFESEPLKATLATDAVIGAMTSPYNPGSGYVLLHHVMGELEKEKGSWGYVEGGMGGVSNAIASSARSNGASIFTEKDVQEILVGPDGVAKGVVLKDGSEIHSKLVLSNATPYVTFKKLTPQASLSPEFIKAIDQFDYTSPVTKINVAVDKLPNFLAAPSPDGQPGPHHQCSIHLNCESVEVLETAYKESINGKYSTRPMLEMTIPSVLDPTLAPPGAHVVSFFTQFTPYYLEGKEWTDQDKEAYADLVFDWVEQYAPGFKSSVVGRDILTPPDLERIFGLTGGNIFHGSMSLDQLYLARPLPCLSNYRTPIKGLYLCGSGCHPGGGVMGSPGWNAALAVMADMKRS